The sequence CTTCCTTTATCTGAAAAAAACGCCACAAAACAAACTGCTTCAGACGCTAATTTCTCCTATGACGGTGGTACCAAATATTTCTTAAATCGTAATTTATCCTTAAAAACCTATACATTACGCAGTGTCGGTGAAAATGTCGAAATTTGGGTTGCCGACGATCTATCTTTTCCTGAAGGTGATACAAGACCAGACCATGTTGTGACACAACCACAAGTAGATAAGCTGCGTGATGAATTCGATTCCAATATTTATCCAAAAGACACCGCATTTTTTGGCATGCCTGATACCTTAGATGGCAGTAATGCGCCTTTACCTGAAATGGTCGGACTTCCTGAAGATTACTATGAAGGCAGTGATAAAGTAATCATCCTCGTTGATAATATCCAGGATGACAATTATGAGGATCCGGAATATCCTTTTTTCGTTGCAGGCTTCTTCTGGCAAACGATTGAAAATTATATTGATCGAAATATCGTAACGATCGACAGCTCTAACTGGGATACCCGCTTAGAATCTACTTTTTTTGCAACAACTATACATGAGCTGCAGCATTTAATCCATGCTGATAATGATGGCGCCGAGGAGTCATGGTTAAATGAAGGGATGTCCACCTTCTCTGAATACTTAGGTGGCTACGGGCATGACGCAGGTTCGATTAACTTTTACTTAGATCACCCGGAAAACTCCTTAGTAAACTGGGATGAACACGTGTCTGCAGAGACTGGTCCGGAAACAATTGCAGACTATGGGCAAGTCTATCTGTTCACACTATTTATGAATGAACAATTCGGACAGGAATTCATTCGTGATTTGGCCAAGAATACGTCACAGGGTCTATCAAGTGTGAACGAAGTACTTAAAGAATACGGTTCGAAAAAGAACTTCACAGATGTTTACCAGGACTTTATCACGACACTCGCAATAGACGATGACAAATATAATTTTAAAAGTATTGACCTGCGCAATCTGCCAGTTGATGATGAAGGAACACCACGTGGCATAACAGTCGATTATGAAAAAGCTTTAACTTATGAGAAAGATGGTGTGCCTGCATGGGGTGGTGATTTCAAAACGTTAGATTTCGATGAGAAGATCGATACGATTCATTTCGACGGGATTGATTTTCGTTCCACACCATGGACCTCTGTTAATGATCCCCTAGGTTCTGGTGAGAAAGTACTTTGGGGTGGCAAAGCGGATGAAGCGGACAATGAGCTTGTTTTCGAAGCAGATCTTACCTCACTGTCAAACGCTACACTGCAATTTGATCATTTCATTGATATTGAAGAACAATGGGACTTTGGCGTCGTGCAAGTTTCTACGGATGGCGGTGAAACGTGGGAAAGTTTAGCAAATGAAAACACAAGAAGTGATGTAGTAGAGGAAGGCTATCCAAAAATTAAAGAGAATGTTCCTGGATTTACTGGACATTTTGAAAACTGGCAGCAGGAATCCTTTGACTTATCAAACTATTCTGGTCAAGAGATTCTGATCTCTTTCCGTTACCTTACAGACTGGGGAACAACTAATGATGGCTGGTACATTGATAATATCGCTATTCAAGAAATAGACTATTATCAGGACGGATCCTCAACGGAACCTTTCACGTCATTCCAGGAATTAACGGAGACTTATGTAAACTATACTGTGACATTTATTAACGAACGGGAATTGAAGCATAAGACTAAATACAAAGTGATCACAGTCGATCCATTTAATGTGACAGATGAAAATGCTCTACAATTACGACAATTATTTAAAAAAGGTACCAATCGGATGATTACGTCGTATGCAGCTCCTGCTGATGACAAAAACCCTGTACCATTTACGTATGAAGTTGAATTGAAAAAGAAGGGGCGTTAAGAAAAACCAGGAAGCCCGCCCTGTCCTAATTGACTTAATCAATAAACAACTTCCTATAATATGGATTATGTAAACTAGCAGCTTAGTGGTCATTTTGAAAAAATATGTGTGGTATGATACCGCTCCGTCCAACCACTCCGCGTCCTGCGGGGCACGGCTGGAGCTAACTTTGTGAAAAAGAACGCTTCACAAAGTGGATCTCCAGCACCTGCACAATCCCGCGGGAGTCTCCGTGGTTGGCCTCCGCTGATGTATAGCTCCACAATTTATTCGACAGCTAGGATATGAAGCACTATCTGCAAGATTCACACCATAATTGATGAAATACATTGCTAAGCACCACTGCTTCTAGCTGTTCCAATCGTTGTAGCACTTCCCATAAGAGTAGGAAATAGGCGGAGACTCCCGTTGAATCAGCGCGAGCTGAAGATCCATTTAGTCTGTGCCTGTGTCTGCAAGCATCGCTTCGAAGTGAGCTTCCTCGGCACAAGGCAGCAAAGCAGCTTTTCAATTAGTAGCCTAGCTGAAGCCGTACCCACAGGACGCGGAGCCTATTTCCGGAGCTTTGCTAAGCAGATTAGATATATCAAAATGACCATTTTTCAATACAACCTTATTACAATAATCCATATTATAAGACCCAGATTCCTATTCAGCATGATTACTACTATGACTGTATTTATATACTTTTTACACTTTAAATTTTCACTACATCGAACTGTTTTCATAACATATAAAAAATATTCGCTACAATACAACTACACCCCAAAACGAATTTTGGGGTGTAATGCTTATTTATAGAACGTTTTAGAAAGACACTGGTAAACTAGATAATCCTTGTGCAGCCAACTTAAATTGCCACTGCACTTGTTCTCTTGGAATACTTAATTTGATATCTGGCATTCTTTTTAATAATGTAGTAAACGCAATATCCCCTTCTATTCTGGCAAGTGGTGCGCCTAAACACATATGTACCCCTTGTCCAAATGCAAGATGTCGCTTCAGATCTCGTGACACATCTAAATCTTCTGAATCTGAGAAGACTTGTTCATCACGGTTTGCTGATTTCAATAGCGGAAAAAGTATGTCACCTTTTTTTATTTGCTGTCCGCCTAATTCTGTATCTTTTCTGGCATAACGAGGACCAGCAGTTGTAGATGGACCGTGATAACGCAATAATTCCTCTACAGCATTTGGAACAAGGTCAGGATCATCTTTAAGCAGCTTTAATTGTTCAGGATGATCCAGCAGCATTAAGGTACCGGTTGAGATTAAATTTGAAGTAGTCTCATGCCCTGCAAAGATTAACAGTTGAACCATTGAAAGCAGTTCCTTTTCCGTTAACTTATCTCCTTCTTCTTCTATTGCTATCAGTTCGCTGATTAAGTCTTCCCCAGGTTGGTATCGTTTTTCGTCAATAAGCTGTTTGAAGTAATCACCAAATGCTTCCAGACTCTTCACCACATCTTCGTTAACGCTACCTACACCCAATCCACTAGCAATTACTTCTGACCAATGATAAATTTGTTCACGATCAGATTCAGGAACTCCGATCATGTTTGAAATAACATTGATTGGCAGTTTATAAGCATAATCTACTACTATATCCATTTCTCCTTTATCTTGGACCTGATCAAGTAAATCATCTGCTATCTTCTGTACACTTGGTCGTAAACTTTCCATATATTTTGGAGTGAATGCCCTCGATACTAATCGTCGTAAACGTCGATGATCCGGCTCATCTAATGCATTTAATGAGTTAGAAAGAAATAGATTTGAGCTCACTTCCTCCGAACTATTAATTAATGATGTTTTTGTATAACTGCTTTTCTCAATAGTAGAAGGGTCGACACAAAATGTTGCCTGGTCTTTCAATACTTGTTTAGCCTGATCCATATGTGTGACAATCCATGTTTGATTTTCAGGATCCCCCATCGGCATCGGTATCGGCCGAACAGATCCATTGTTTCGTAAATCCTCAAAAACAGCGAAAGGATCCCTGTTAATTTTACCACCTAGCACTCCTAAAACTTCTTGTTCCGGTGTTATTTGTTTCGATTCCATCAAATTCATCCTCTCAGCAGTTATCCATTTCCATTCTAACAACTTTGAGTAAAGGACATAAGGTACAAAAGACCACATCCATTTGTCATAAAAACCTGCTTTCTGCGGATAAAGTTAGTCAGTGGGGGTTTTTGACTCCTACTGATCATTAGCGAAACTTATCAGGGTGTTAGCGTCTGTTCCCACTTAGCTTCTTGGTGATACTCGAAGCTTGAAGCGGAAGTCTTACAGACGGTTAGCACTGTGATAAATTACTACTGAGATCTAATCTGTTTCACTAAGTGACATTCGATAAAGCTTATCATCATTCT is a genomic window of Gracilibacillus salinarum containing:
- a CDS encoding immune inhibitor A domain-containing protein, coding for MRENDSLKFLLTSFIVFLAALFVTPNLFAASSDISNWDAERYGDRIDIDAKLNKLSKNENFIRQTEQNLKKQAKKLPLSEKNATKQTASDANFSYDGGTKYFLNRNLSLKTYTLRSVGENVEIWVADDLSFPEGDTRPDHVVTQPQVDKLRDEFDSNIYPKDTAFFGMPDTLDGSNAPLPEMVGLPEDYYEGSDKVIILVDNIQDDNYEDPEYPFFVAGFFWQTIENYIDRNIVTIDSSNWDTRLESTFFATTIHELQHLIHADNDGAEESWLNEGMSTFSEYLGGYGHDAGSINFYLDHPENSLVNWDEHVSAETGPETIADYGQVYLFTLFMNEQFGQEFIRDLAKNTSQGLSSVNEVLKEYGSKKNFTDVYQDFITTLAIDDDKYNFKSIDLRNLPVDDEGTPRGITVDYEKALTYEKDGVPAWGGDFKTLDFDEKIDTIHFDGIDFRSTPWTSVNDPLGSGEKVLWGGKADEADNELVFEADLTSLSNATLQFDHFIDIEEQWDFGVVQVSTDGGETWESLANENTRSDVVEEGYPKIKENVPGFTGHFENWQQESFDLSNYSGQEILISFRYLTDWGTTNDGWYIDNIAIQEIDYYQDGSSTEPFTSFQELTETYVNYTVTFINERELKHKTKYKVITVDPFNVTDENALQLRQLFKKGTNRMITSYAAPADDKNPVPFTYEVELKKKGR
- a CDS encoding cytochrome P450 family protein, translated to MESKQITPEQEVLGVLGGKINRDPFAVFEDLRNNGSVRPIPMPMGDPENQTWIVTHMDQAKQVLKDQATFCVDPSTIEKSSYTKTSLINSSEEVSSNLFLSNSLNALDEPDHRRLRRLVSRAFTPKYMESLRPSVQKIADDLLDQVQDKGEMDIVVDYAYKLPINVISNMIGVPESDREQIYHWSEVIASGLGVGSVNEDVVKSLEAFGDYFKQLIDEKRYQPGEDLISELIAIEEEGDKLTEKELLSMVQLLIFAGHETTSNLISTGTLMLLDHPEQLKLLKDDPDLVPNAVEELLRYHGPSTTAGPRYARKDTELGGQQIKKGDILFPLLKSANRDEQVFSDSEDLDVSRDLKRHLAFGQGVHMCLGAPLARIEGDIAFTTLLKRMPDIKLSIPREQVQWQFKLAAQGLSSLPVSF